The following proteins come from a genomic window of Pyxidicoccus sp. MSG2:
- a CDS encoding bile acid:sodium symporter family protein: MPLRLVKRLVRDWFLVGMVAAVVLAALFPDFGRTGGTLHADVVANVGIFLVFLLYGLGLPLANLKAGAMKWRLHLVVQAFTFGVFPLLWLLLNLVAGRWLPPDLMLGFLYLCAVPSTISSSVAMTGLARGNVAAAIFNASLSSLLGVVLTPLLVSLLATTTGQSLSLGDAILKLAGLLLLPLVIGQLLRPVLGGWFARYRRYTNMFDRVFILVLVYASFCDSVKSGLFTNHGGGVIAVTLGGAALFLALVLTLSTTVTRWLGFEKEDEIAAVFCGSKKTLASGVPMARLIFGAHPALGLIVLPLMFYHQLQLLVCSVLAERYASREIRSTT; this comes from the coding sequence ATGCCTCTGCGCCTCGTGAAACGGCTCGTACGGGATTGGTTCCTGGTCGGGATGGTTGCCGCCGTCGTGCTGGCCGCCCTCTTCCCCGACTTCGGCCGCACCGGGGGGACGCTGCACGCGGACGTCGTCGCCAACGTCGGCATCTTCCTCGTGTTCCTCCTGTATGGGCTCGGGCTGCCGCTGGCGAACCTGAAGGCCGGCGCCATGAAGTGGCGGCTGCACCTCGTGGTGCAGGCGTTCACCTTCGGGGTGTTTCCCCTGCTCTGGCTGCTGCTCAACCTCGTCGCGGGCCGCTGGCTTCCGCCGGACCTGATGTTGGGCTTCCTGTACCTGTGCGCGGTGCCGTCGACCATCTCCTCCTCGGTCGCGATGACGGGCCTGGCCCGGGGCAACGTGGCGGCGGCCATCTTCAATGCGAGCCTGTCGAGCCTGCTCGGCGTCGTGCTCACGCCGTTGCTCGTCAGCCTGCTGGCCACGACGACGGGACAGTCGCTCTCGCTGGGGGACGCCATCCTCAAGCTGGCGGGGCTGCTCCTGCTTCCGCTGGTCATCGGCCAGCTGCTCCGGCCGGTGCTGGGGGGATGGTTCGCGCGCTACCGGCGCTACACCAACATGTTCGACCGGGTGTTCATCCTGGTGCTGGTCTACGCCTCGTTCTGTGACTCGGTGAAGTCAGGGCTGTTCACGAACCATGGCGGCGGCGTCATCGCGGTGACGCTCGGAGGGGCGGCGCTGTTCCTCGCGCTCGTGCTGACGCTGAGCACCACGGTGACGCGGTGGCTCGGCTTCGAGAAGGAGGACGAGATTGCCGCGGTCTTCTGTGGCTCCAAGAAGACGCTGGCCTCCGGGGTCCCCATGGCCCGGCTCATCTTCGGCGCGCACCCGGCCCTGGGTCTCATCGTCCTGCCGCTGATGTTCTACCATCAGCTCCAGTTGCTGGTGTGCTCGGTGCTGGCCGAGCGCTACGCGAGCCGCGAAATACGGTCCACCACCTGA
- a CDS encoding bifunctional helix-turn-helix transcriptional regulator/GNAT family N-acetyltransferase has translation MGEARHERTVAAVRHFNRFYTQRIGVLPEGHLESDFSLTEVRVLYELANREQPTAAELSRDLGLDPGYLSRVLRAFGTRGFVTRERSESDGRQSLVLLTRRGQDAFSKLNARSSQEVGALLSRLSPARQKRLLEAMRTIEELLGDTPAREKAPYLLRQHRPGDMGWVIQRHGLLYSQEYGWDERFEALVASIAAKFIQEYEPARERCWIAERDGENVGSVFLVKESKTVAKLRLLLVEPSARGLGIGSRLVDECVRFAREAGYRKVRLWTNDMLHAARKLYEQAGFVLVHSEPHDSFGDGLVGETWELKL, from the coding sequence ATGGGCGAGGCCAGGCACGAGCGGACCGTGGCGGCGGTGCGGCACTTCAATCGCTTCTACACACAGAGGATTGGCGTCCTGCCCGAGGGGCACCTGGAGAGTGACTTCTCCCTCACCGAAGTGCGGGTGCTGTACGAGCTGGCGAACCGGGAGCAGCCCACGGCGGCGGAGCTGAGCCGGGACCTGGGATTGGACCCGGGCTACCTCAGCCGCGTGCTGCGCGCCTTCGGCACCCGGGGCTTCGTGACACGGGAGCGCTCGGAGTCCGACGGCCGCCAGAGCCTCGTGCTGCTGACCCGGCGTGGTCAGGACGCCTTCTCCAAGCTCAACGCGCGCTCGAGCCAGGAGGTCGGCGCGCTGCTGTCCCGGCTGTCCCCGGCCCGGCAGAAGCGCCTGCTGGAGGCGATGCGGACCATCGAGGAATTGCTCGGAGACACGCCCGCGCGGGAGAAGGCACCCTACCTCCTCCGGCAGCACCGGCCGGGCGACATGGGCTGGGTCATCCAGCGCCACGGCCTGCTGTACTCCCAGGAGTACGGCTGGGACGAGCGCTTCGAGGCGCTGGTCGCGAGCATCGCCGCGAAGTTCATCCAGGAGTACGAGCCGGCGCGGGAGCGCTGCTGGATTGCCGAGCGGGACGGGGAGAATGTCGGCTCGGTGTTCCTGGTGAAGGAGTCGAAGACGGTGGCGAAGCTGCGCCTGCTGCTCGTGGAGCCGTCCGCGAGGGGGCTCGGAATCGGCTCACGGCTGGTGGACGAGTGCGTGCGCTTCGCCCGCGAGGCCGGCTACCGCAAGGTGCGCCTGTGGACCAACGACATGCTCCACGCGGCCCGGAAGCTCTACGAGCAGGCCGGCTTCGTCCTCGTCCACTCCGAGCCGCATGACAGCTTCGGAGACGGCCTCGTCGGGGAGACGTGGGAGCTGAAGCTGTAG
- a CDS encoding galactose oxidase-like domain-containing protein, with product MPWLRGLVAVLSGVLLLAGPARAQTAASDVGAWSSVMSWPITATHASLQPDGRVMFFGEFDEGDDPPRRWDPATNAVTSLARPGYNIFCAGHSYLADGRLLITGGHIESHVGLRDASLYNTATGAWTHLPDMNAGRWYPTNTTLANGDVMVLSGEINGSGDINELPQRYLAGSKTWRNMTGARLKLPYYPRMFLAPDGRLFYAGPQRASRWMNTSGTGSWSSGPSSSFGTRSYGPAVILDGRVFLIGGGDPPTATVETIDLNASSPSWKFVASMSTARRQHNATILPDGRVLVTGGSRGSGFDNADSPVLYAELYDPATNRWTRLASNTVYRGYHATAVLLPDGRVMSAGGRKRRTAEVYSPPYLFKGARPGVSGAPDTVAPGTSFTVTTPDAAKITRVSLVALASVTHAFDQNQRLVTLSFTRGSGSLTVTAPRNNNVAPPGYYQLFLVSDTGVPSVGRMVRITAQ from the coding sequence TTGCCCTGGCTACGAGGCCTCGTGGCCGTCCTCTCCGGAGTCCTCCTGCTGGCCGGCCCGGCCCGGGCGCAGACGGCGGCGTCGGACGTGGGCGCCTGGTCCAGCGTCATGTCATGGCCCATCACCGCCACGCACGCGAGCCTGCAGCCGGATGGACGGGTGATGTTCTTCGGCGAGTTCGACGAGGGGGACGACCCGCCCCGGCGATGGGACCCCGCCACCAATGCCGTCACGTCGTTGGCACGCCCGGGGTACAACATCTTCTGCGCGGGCCACTCGTACCTCGCGGATGGTCGGCTGCTCATCACCGGCGGGCACATCGAGAGCCACGTCGGACTGAGGGATGCGAGCCTGTACAACACGGCCACGGGGGCGTGGACGCACCTGCCGGACATGAACGCGGGGCGCTGGTACCCGACGAACACGACGCTCGCGAACGGGGACGTCATGGTGCTCTCCGGCGAGATCAACGGCTCGGGCGACATCAACGAACTGCCGCAGCGCTACCTGGCGGGCAGCAAGACGTGGCGGAACATGACGGGGGCCCGGCTCAAGCTGCCGTACTACCCGCGCATGTTCCTGGCGCCGGACGGGCGGCTCTTCTACGCGGGGCCGCAGCGCGCGTCGCGGTGGATGAACACGTCGGGGACGGGCTCATGGTCCTCGGGGCCCTCCAGCAGCTTCGGCACGCGGAGCTACGGGCCCGCGGTCATCCTCGACGGCCGGGTGTTCCTCATCGGTGGGGGAGACCCGCCCACTGCGACGGTGGAGACCATCGACCTGAATGCGTCCTCGCCGTCCTGGAAGTTCGTGGCATCGATGTCCACGGCGCGGCGCCAGCACAACGCGACGATTCTGCCGGATGGACGGGTGTTGGTGACGGGAGGCAGCCGGGGGAGCGGCTTCGACAACGCGGACTCCCCCGTCCTGTACGCGGAGCTGTATGACCCCGCGACGAACCGGTGGACGCGGCTGGCGAGCAACACGGTGTATCGGGGCTACCACGCGACGGCAGTGCTGCTGCCGGACGGGAGGGTGATGAGCGCGGGGGGACGCAAGCGCCGCACGGCGGAGGTCTACTCTCCGCCCTATCTCTTCAAGGGCGCGCGGCCCGGGGTCAGCGGGGCACCGGACACGGTGGCGCCAGGGACGAGCTTCACGGTGACGACGCCGGACGCGGCGAAGATAACGCGGGTGTCGCTGGTGGCGCTCGCGTCGGTGACACACGCGTTCGACCAGAACCAGCGGCTCGTTACGCTGAGCTTCACGCGAGGCTCGGGGAGCCTGACGGTGACGGCGCCGCGGAACAACAACGTGGCGCCGCCGGGCTACTACCAGTTGTTCCTGGTGAGCGACACGGGCGTGCCGTCGGTGGGGCGGATGGTGCGCATTACCGCCCAGTGA
- a CDS encoding ELWxxDGT repeat protein: protein MRRWRALPLVLALLPGCTEPTASPRDETEAGSVSAQEASTWEPCDLTPVSLGPALADSDLDAREPVHAGGRLFFVAGDDTTGHALWVSSGTQGTGTFKVKDFLPGPTGMPPTQLIRVGERVFFAAEDDAHGRELWTSDGTVSGTHMVMDVWSGPTGSFPGSFFEHQGRLYFAAGDEAHGRELWTSDGTASGTVLVADIEPGPEGTNPDRLARGGDGSLYFIAQVQMFYTAVMRLSSGAAPVELMRMSSEGAVLGGPTAAGRRVYFVMGDLHGHNVHLMVTDGGPPLLIADFASTGEMRALGGKLYFAASTDMEGEDVELWRSDGTRKGTWRVKDIRTGAGGSSPGELTVLGSHLYFSADDGPHGREPWVSDGTVAGTRLVTDLEPGAAGSFPERLTALQGNLFFSAQTSKRGREAWMSKGTTGVTVPLDDVAAGALDAWPRGFVRSGWDLAFTAVNGQGTRRLWAVPLRPEGRCPTSAR, encoded by the coding sequence ATGAGACGCTGGCGTGCCCTCCCCCTGGTGCTGGCGTTGCTCCCCGGCTGCACCGAGCCCACGGCCTCCCCCCGGGACGAGACAGAAGCCGGAAGCGTCTCCGCGCAGGAGGCCTCGACGTGGGAGCCGTGTGACTTGACCCCCGTCTCGCTCGGCCCCGCCCTCGCGGACAGCGACCTGGACGCGCGCGAGCCCGTGCATGCCGGCGGGCGTCTCTTCTTCGTCGCGGGCGACGACACGACCGGGCATGCGCTGTGGGTGAGCAGCGGCACGCAGGGCACGGGGACGTTCAAGGTGAAGGACTTCCTCCCGGGGCCCACCGGCATGCCGCCCACGCAGCTCATCCGGGTGGGCGAGCGCGTCTTCTTCGCCGCCGAGGACGACGCCCATGGGCGCGAGCTGTGGACGAGCGACGGCACCGTCTCCGGCACCCACATGGTGATGGACGTCTGGTCCGGACCGACGGGCTCCTTCCCGGGCTCGTTCTTCGAGCACCAGGGCCGGCTCTACTTCGCCGCGGGTGACGAGGCGCACGGGCGCGAGCTCTGGACGAGTGACGGCACCGCCTCCGGCACCGTGCTCGTCGCGGACATCGAGCCGGGGCCCGAGGGCACCAACCCGGACCGGCTGGCGCGCGGCGGAGATGGCTCGCTCTACTTCATCGCCCAGGTCCAGATGTTCTACACGGCGGTGATGCGGCTCTCCTCGGGCGCCGCCCCCGTCGAGCTGATGCGCATGTCGAGCGAGGGCGCCGTCCTCGGGGGGCCCACGGCCGCGGGCCGCCGCGTGTACTTCGTCATGGGCGATCTGCACGGCCACAACGTCCACCTGATGGTGACGGACGGAGGCCCGCCCCTGCTCATCGCGGACTTCGCGTCCACGGGCGAGATGCGGGCACTGGGCGGGAAGCTCTACTTCGCGGCGTCCACGGACATGGAGGGCGAGGACGTGGAGTTGTGGCGGAGCGATGGCACCCGCAAGGGAACGTGGCGGGTGAAGGACATCCGCACCGGAGCCGGGGGCTCCTCGCCCGGCGAGCTCACCGTGCTCGGGAGCCACCTCTACTTCTCCGCGGATGACGGCCCGCACGGGCGCGAGCCGTGGGTGAGCGATGGCACCGTCGCGGGGACACGCCTCGTCACGGACCTGGAGCCCGGCGCGGCGGGCTCCTTCCCCGAGCGGCTGACGGCCCTCCAGGGGAACCTCTTCTTCAGCGCACAGACTTCAAAGCGCGGACGGGAGGCCTGGATGAGCAAGGGCACCACCGGGGTGACGGTGCCGCTCGACGACGTGGCGGCCGGGGCGCTCGATGCGTGGCCGAGGGGCTTCGTGCGCTCGGGCTGGGACCTGGCCTTCACGGCCGTCAATGGCCAGGGCACCCGGCGGCTGTGGGCCGTGCCCCTCAGGCCCGAGGGACGCTGTCCCACCAGCGCCAGGTAG
- a CDS encoding DUF2378 family protein, translated as MAERLVFPPIVEGLFVRGLTGRVSPLLKEQLRMEGLDLDRPLLPAYTLETWIRCVALTAKALHPEETEAVAWRLLGERMIDGYRDTMMGRALLGVMKLLGPWRMLWKAQHGFRTSNNYTEVRITERGPNEAEVWLNEPGALRYFKQGVMLAMGRAAGAPATTVEVSRFDADSATYRVIWNEAGR; from the coding sequence ATGGCCGAGCGACTCGTCTTCCCACCCATCGTCGAGGGACTCTTCGTCCGGGGACTGACCGGGCGGGTGTCCCCGCTGCTCAAGGAGCAGCTGCGGATGGAGGGACTGGACCTGGACCGGCCGCTGCTCCCCGCGTACACGCTGGAGACGTGGATCCGCTGCGTGGCGCTGACGGCGAAGGCCCTGCACCCGGAGGAAACCGAGGCGGTGGCGTGGCGGCTGCTCGGCGAGCGGATGATTGATGGCTACCGCGACACCATGATGGGGCGCGCCCTGCTCGGGGTGATGAAGCTGTTGGGGCCCTGGCGGATGCTCTGGAAGGCCCAGCACGGCTTCCGTACGAGCAACAACTACACCGAGGTGCGCATCACCGAGCGCGGCCCGAACGAGGCCGAGGTGTGGCTCAACGAGCCCGGCGCGCTGCGGTACTTCAAGCAGGGGGTGATGCTGGCCATGGGACGCGCCGCGGGCGCCCCCGCGACCACGGTGGAGGTGAGCCGGTTCGACGCGGACAGCGCCACCTACCGGGTCATCTGGAACGAGGCGGGCCGCTGA
- a CDS encoding fumarylacetoacetate hydrolase family protein has protein sequence MRLRRLPEAQPAIMRALNPNRTPGRLVPLELAPRHVHALGLTYAAHINETGGEADGPAIFTKDPSSLLHEGDTVKSPTHDALMMAVERLDARLVASLTSRSSALPPLLDYEVELGLLLLEDARATDLERPGFAPPIGYFLANDVTARSVQVLGEGRPDRMAFWCAAKSFPGFLVPGPLLWVPETPQPAACLDVTLSLTVNGEPRQHGRTMDLSLSPRELLLQAARAASSGVLEKGDVVLTGTPSGVAFTVPSWKRKVGALLPAGARLSAALRAHARNPRMLKPGDVVEMDGGVLGRRRFVIG, from the coding sequence GTGAGGCTGCGCAGGCTTCCCGAGGCACAGCCCGCGATCATGCGGGCGCTGAATCCGAATCGGACGCCGGGGAGGCTCGTCCCGCTCGAGCTGGCGCCCCGGCACGTCCATGCGCTCGGCCTCACGTACGCGGCGCACATCAACGAGACGGGCGGCGAGGCGGACGGCCCGGCCATCTTCACCAAGGACCCGTCGTCGCTGCTGCACGAAGGCGACACGGTGAAGAGCCCCACGCACGACGCGCTGATGATGGCCGTGGAGCGGCTGGACGCGCGGCTGGTGGCCTCGCTGACGTCGCGGTCCTCCGCGCTGCCGCCGCTGCTGGACTATGAGGTGGAGCTGGGCCTGCTCCTGCTGGAGGACGCACGCGCCACGGACCTGGAGCGGCCCGGCTTCGCGCCGCCCATTGGATACTTCCTCGCCAACGACGTGACGGCGCGCTCGGTGCAGGTGCTGGGCGAGGGCCGGCCGGACCGGATGGCGTTCTGGTGCGCGGCGAAGAGCTTCCCGGGGTTCCTCGTGCCGGGGCCGCTGCTCTGGGTGCCGGAGACGCCCCAGCCAGCGGCATGCCTGGACGTGACGCTGTCCCTCACCGTGAATGGCGAGCCGCGCCAGCATGGCCGGACGATGGACCTCAGCCTGTCGCCGCGCGAGCTGCTGCTCCAGGCGGCTCGGGCGGCCTCCTCGGGTGTGCTGGAGAAGGGAGACGTCGTGCTCACCGGGACGCCGTCGGGCGTGGCCTTCACCGTGCCCTCGTGGAAGCGGAAGGTGGGCGCGCTGCTGCCGGCGGGCGCGAGGCTGTCCGCCGCGCTGAGGGCCCATGCGCGCAACCCGCGGATGCTGAAGCCGGGCGACGTGGTGGAGATGGACGGCGGGGTGCTGGGACGGCGGCGATTCGTCATCGGTTAG
- a CDS encoding alpha/beta hydrolase — protein sequence MDTLPPAQRHDFKTGDGVPLWLTRYQGGAKGPVLLVHGAGVWSGMFMLPTLKENFVQFLVRHGYDTWLLDWRASVELPLRQFTLDEAAEHDMPAAVRKMLEVTKAGSVQAVVHCAGSGAFFMSMAAGHLPDVRSVVASQVALHHIVPPATQLKAMLRLPEALDVALDYLSPDEDPQNPVWQAAFGKFSDLLSHECDSTVCHRLTFMYGHLYKHARLNRETHDRLEEQFGPCNMLTFRHLAQMARAGHAVGFDYGKEENLRRYGHEKPPSYLRPEHLRRPITFLSGEQNGTYLPASTELTYEWLREENGTKWYQRKVLEGYGHLDTFMGSTAARDTYPLVLDALEATR from the coding sequence ATGGACACGCTTCCACCGGCACAGCGGCACGACTTCAAGACGGGCGACGGCGTCCCGCTATGGCTCACCCGCTACCAGGGAGGGGCGAAGGGGCCGGTGCTGCTGGTGCACGGGGCAGGGGTGTGGAGCGGCATGTTCATGCTGCCCACGCTGAAGGAGAACTTCGTCCAGTTCCTGGTGCGCCATGGCTACGACACGTGGCTGCTGGACTGGCGCGCGAGCGTGGAGCTGCCGCTGCGCCAGTTCACCCTGGACGAGGCAGCCGAGCACGACATGCCGGCCGCGGTGCGCAAGATGCTGGAGGTGACGAAGGCGGGCTCGGTGCAGGCGGTGGTGCACTGCGCGGGCTCGGGGGCGTTCTTCATGTCGATGGCGGCCGGACACCTGCCGGACGTGCGCAGCGTGGTGGCGTCACAGGTGGCGCTGCACCACATCGTCCCGCCGGCGACGCAGCTCAAGGCGATGCTGCGGCTGCCGGAGGCGCTGGACGTGGCGCTCGACTACCTGTCGCCGGACGAGGACCCTCAGAATCCCGTGTGGCAGGCGGCGTTCGGGAAGTTCTCGGACCTGCTGAGCCACGAGTGTGACAGCACGGTGTGTCACCGGCTGACGTTCATGTACGGGCACCTGTACAAGCACGCGCGGCTCAACCGCGAGACGCATGACAGGTTGGAGGAGCAGTTCGGCCCCTGCAACATGCTGACGTTCCGCCACCTGGCGCAGATGGCGCGCGCAGGGCACGCGGTGGGGTTCGATTACGGCAAGGAGGAGAACCTCCGTCGGTACGGCCATGAGAAGCCGCCGTCCTACCTCCGGCCCGAGCACCTGCGGCGGCCGATCACCTTCCTGTCCGGAGAGCAGAACGGCACGTACCTGCCCGCATCCACGGAGCTGACGTACGAGTGGCTGCGCGAGGAGAACGGGACGAAGTGGTACCAGCGCAAGGTGCTGGAGGGGTACGGCCACCTGGACACGTTCATGGGCAGCACGGCGGCGCGAGACACGTACCCGCTGGTGCTGGACGCGCTGGAGGCCACGAGGTGA
- a CDS encoding GMC family oxidoreductase N-terminal domain-containing protein: protein MATATRYDAVVVGSGFGGSISALRLAQAGKSVAVLERGRRYRPGEFPRDVTRADELLWRHPSRQEAQGLYDVRFLSGIGTVTASGVGGGSLIYANIHVRPDAAIFEDPRWPTRYSRASLEPYFDKVARELRLEPVPASLDLRKRDLFKRAAQRMGRATFDPPEAVAWTEPPGPGRKICQLCAECEFGCQHGAKNTMDQTYLARAEALGATVWPRTLVSHVEPAPGGGYRVHCQDLATGERRTVEGSRVVLAAGTLGTVELLLRSRDGAKTLPRVSKRLGHGYSGNGDFLGSLQNAREDILPWVGPDVATVMRFTDEAPRFTLVTATFNQPATRVLAGMGQPRLGPFQGIGYPLWTFLGPLVHKAFAKGLLSKPMSNRVDPARTSNLFGIGQDNANGRMGLKGGRLDVEWNYAGENAELVKRMSAAMLELASQYGGTYAPLVTWQLFKRPFTVHSLGGAHLADSPERGVVSTEGEVFNYPGLHVADGSVIPTAIGFHPVMTISAVAERIAEAVAHGF from the coding sequence TTGGCGACGGCGACGCGGTACGACGCGGTGGTGGTGGGCTCGGGTTTCGGGGGCTCCATCAGCGCCCTGCGGCTGGCGCAGGCGGGGAAGTCCGTGGCGGTGCTCGAGCGCGGCCGCAGGTACCGGCCCGGGGAGTTCCCCCGCGACGTGACTCGCGCGGACGAGCTGCTCTGGCGCCACCCGTCGCGGCAGGAGGCGCAGGGGTTGTACGACGTGCGCTTCCTGTCCGGCATCGGCACGGTGACGGCGAGCGGGGTGGGCGGGGGCTCGCTCATCTACGCCAACATCCACGTGCGGCCGGACGCCGCCATCTTCGAGGACCCGCGCTGGCCGACGCGCTACAGCCGCGCCTCGCTGGAGCCGTATTTCGACAAGGTGGCCCGGGAGCTGCGGCTGGAGCCCGTGCCCGCGTCGCTGGACCTGCGCAAGCGCGACCTCTTCAAGCGCGCGGCGCAGCGGATGGGCCGCGCGACGTTCGACCCGCCAGAGGCGGTGGCCTGGACGGAGCCTCCCGGCCCGGGGCGGAAGATCTGCCAGCTGTGCGCGGAGTGTGAGTTCGGCTGCCAGCACGGCGCGAAGAACACGATGGACCAGACGTACCTGGCGCGGGCGGAGGCGCTGGGGGCCACGGTGTGGCCGCGCACGCTCGTCTCGCACGTGGAGCCGGCGCCGGGTGGCGGCTACCGGGTGCACTGCCAGGATTTGGCGACGGGGGAGCGGCGGACGGTGGAGGGCTCGCGCGTGGTGCTGGCGGCGGGCACGCTGGGGACGGTGGAATTGCTGCTGCGCAGCCGGGACGGGGCGAAGACCCTGCCCCGGGTGAGCAAGCGGCTGGGGCACGGGTACTCGGGCAATGGAGACTTCCTGGGCTCGCTGCAGAACGCGCGCGAGGACATCCTCCCGTGGGTGGGCCCGGACGTGGCCACGGTGATGCGCTTCACGGACGAGGCGCCGCGCTTCACGCTGGTGACGGCGACCTTCAACCAGCCCGCGACGCGGGTGCTGGCGGGCATGGGGCAGCCTCGGTTGGGGCCGTTCCAGGGCATCGGCTATCCCCTGTGGACCTTCCTGGGGCCGCTCGTCCACAAGGCCTTCGCGAAGGGGCTGCTCAGCAAGCCGATGAGCAACCGCGTGGATCCAGCGCGCACGTCCAACCTCTTCGGCATCGGCCAGGACAACGCCAACGGACGCATGGGGCTCAAGGGTGGCCGGCTGGACGTGGAGTGGAACTACGCCGGGGAGAACGCGGAGCTGGTGAAGCGCATGTCCGCGGCGATGCTGGAGCTGGCGTCGCAGTACGGCGGCACGTACGCGCCGCTGGTGACGTGGCAGTTGTTCAAGCGGCCCTTCACGGTGCACTCGCTGGGCGGGGCGCACCTGGCGGACTCGCCCGAGCGCGGCGTCGTCTCCACCGAGGGCGAGGTCTTCAACTATCCGGGCCTCCATGTCGCGGACGGCTCCGTCATTCCCACGGCCATCGGCTTCCACCCGGTGATGACCATCAGCGCGGTGGCCGAGCGCATCGCCGAAGCCGTGGCCCACGGCTTCTGA